From a single Fulvivirga ulvae genomic region:
- a CDS encoding FMN-dependent NADH-azoreductase has product MKKVLIINASVRNERSHSRKLTDLFIKNWKVKYPEDSFTFREVGLSIIPPVDQHWIASAFIKPEDRTEENQKGVELSNVLVKELKENDIYVLGTPMYNWSIPSGLKAYLDQIMRINETWKFRSGKPDGDYVGLLNKKKLFILSSRGDTGYGENEHNEHMNYQTTYLKFIFGIMGVTDTTIISLDNEEFGGEIFERSKQSIYEKISLIA; this is encoded by the coding sequence ATGAAAAAAGTACTTATCATCAACGCAAGTGTAAGAAATGAGAGATCGCATAGCAGAAAGCTGACTGACTTATTCATTAAAAACTGGAAAGTAAAATATCCCGAAGACTCTTTTACATTCAGAGAGGTTGGTTTAAGCATAATCCCTCCTGTAGACCAGCACTGGATAGCCAGCGCATTTATCAAGCCGGAGGACAGAACAGAGGAAAATCAAAAAGGTGTAGAGCTAAGCAACGTTCTGGTAAAGGAACTAAAGGAAAATGATATCTATGTTCTTGGTACTCCCATGTACAACTGGTCCATTCCCAGTGGTTTAAAGGCCTACCTAGACCAGATAATGCGTATTAATGAAACCTGGAAATTCCGCTCCGGAAAGCCTGACGGTGATTATGTAGGCCTGCTTAATAAAAAAAAGCTGTTCATCTTATCAAGTCGGGGCGATACAGGATACGGCGAAAACGAGCACAATGAGCATATGAATTATCAGACAACATACTTAAAATTCATTTTTGGAATTATGGGAGTCACTGACACAACGATAATTTCTTTGGACAATGAAGAATTTGGTGGCGAAATATTTGAAAGGTCAAAGCAAAGCATTTATGAAAAAATCAGCCTTATAGCATAA
- a CDS encoding Crp/Fnr family transcriptional regulator — protein sequence MDYTYLFQTRKLKYTSNLSDIRKPSNTLHHQQQFMQSQLIKNISKHVKLNPDEENLFDTFWSEKVLNKGDYLLRNGEICKTDNYIISGSIKAFYVNLDSGKEEILYFAIDDWWATDINSFQKQTPSIYSIQTLEKTKLLQIHYQSFQKMLASIPKLERYFRIILESYIGSLQRRIIFNNGYTAEQRYLEFLNRYPEIAKRVPQYLLASYLGMSPEFLSRIKKN from the coding sequence GTGGATTACACATACTTATTCCAAACCCGAAAGCTGAAATATACGTCCAATTTATCAGACATACGGAAGCCATCTAACACATTACATCACCAGCAACAATTTATGCAATCGCAACTGATCAAAAATATCTCAAAACATGTAAAGTTAAATCCCGATGAGGAAAATTTGTTTGATACCTTCTGGAGTGAAAAGGTTTTGAATAAAGGAGATTACCTTCTGAGAAACGGAGAGATTTGCAAAACTGATAATTACATAATATCAGGCTCAATAAAGGCCTTTTACGTAAATCTGGATAGTGGCAAGGAGGAAATCTTATACTTTGCCATAGACGATTGGTGGGCAACTGATATCAACAGCTTTCAAAAACAAACACCATCTATCTATAGCATCCAGACACTGGAAAAAACAAAACTTTTGCAGATACACTACCAGTCATTTCAAAAAATGCTGGCTTCTATTCCGAAACTGGAACGATATTTCAGAATTATTTTGGAAAGTTATATTGGAAGTTTGCAGCGCAGAATAATTTTTAACAATGGTTATACAGCGGAGCAAAGGTATCTGGAGTTTCTGAACCGTTACCCTGAAATTGCAAAGCGTGTCCCCCAATACCTGCTAGCCTCCTATCTTGGCATGTCACCTGAATTTTTAAGCCGTATCAAAAAAAATTAG
- a CDS encoding TatD family hydrolase yields MGLIPAGKSIILDFHTHKVRNYDNPAIVEIISIHMGQEPPSGPYTIGKHPWWTENALTIDEVEEIKAHYHQANCIALGEMGLDNLKGPPMELQMEILRSQLRVANDLNAPVIIHCVRAYHQLLQIKNEFSEIRKWCIHGFGRNATLAKQLTDAGFFLSLMPQLHNAEKFSQLLRAIPANRLFLETDSMPDVSIENIYLQASKSLGISEEKLREQLVNNANNFFDHELAGTDRIINR; encoded by the coding sequence ATGGGTCTAATACCTGCAGGTAAGTCAATAATACTGGATTTTCATACCCACAAAGTAAGAAATTATGATAATCCGGCTATTGTTGAAATCATTTCAATACATATGGGGCAAGAGCCGCCGTCTGGCCCTTACACTATTGGGAAACATCCATGGTGGACAGAAAACGCTCTCACAATCGATGAAGTTGAGGAAATAAAGGCACATTATCATCAGGCCAATTGCATAGCATTGGGTGAAATGGGGCTGGATAACTTGAAGGGTCCTCCAATGGAATTGCAGATGGAGATTCTCCGTAGTCAATTACGTGTTGCCAATGATCTAAATGCCCCGGTGATCATTCATTGCGTGAGGGCTTATCATCAATTATTACAAATTAAAAATGAGTTCTCTGAAATCAGGAAGTGGTGCATCCATGGCTTCGGTCGAAATGCCACGCTGGCGAAGCAACTGACTGATGCCGGTTTTTTTTTGTCACTCATGCCTCAACTGCATAACGCGGAAAAATTCAGCCAGCTACTCCGTGCAATACCCGCCAACAGGCTGTTTCTTGAAACAGATAGCATGCCTGATGTTTCTATAGAAAACATATATTTGCAGGCTTCGAAGTCATTAGGGATTTCTGAGGAAAAACTAAGAGAACAACTGGTAAACAACGCAAATAATTTTTTTGATCATGAGTTGGCTGGAACGGACCGAATTATTAATAGGTGA
- a CDS encoding tRNA threonylcarbamoyladenosine dehydratase yields the protein MSWLERTELLIGEESLQKLQSAHVLVVGLGGVGSYAAETLVRSGIGKITIIDGDVVDPTNKNRQLQALDSTAGMLKANVLKDRFLDINPELQITVYDKFMQPDAMTKLLTDSQFDFALDCIDSFGPKLSFILTLKRLKCAFISSMGAGGKLDPTKIRIADISKTRECKFAQQLRKILKSKGVRKGVLTVYSEEIQLAHSLKLTDGSNYKKSFYGTIAYIPAMFGMTMAYEVLRRLMK from the coding sequence ATGAGTTGGCTGGAACGGACCGAATTATTAATAGGTGAAGAATCACTGCAAAAACTGCAAAGCGCACATGTTCTTGTGGTGGGGCTTGGTGGCGTGGGCAGTTATGCTGCAGAAACCCTCGTACGGTCAGGGATAGGGAAAATTACCATTATAGATGGTGACGTTGTTGACCCTACCAACAAAAACCGCCAGTTACAGGCGCTGGATTCTACCGCAGGGATGCTAAAGGCAAATGTGCTCAAGGATAGGTTTTTGGATATTAACCCCGAGCTTCAGATCACGGTCTATGATAAATTTATGCAGCCTGATGCCATGACAAAACTGCTCACTGACAGCCAGTTCGACTTCGCTTTGGACTGTATCGATAGTTTTGGTCCCAAGCTGAGTTTTATACTTACCTTAAAGCGATTGAAATGCGCATTTATATCTTCCATGGGAGCGGGTGGTAAGCTGGATCCAACTAAAATCAGAATTGCCGATATCAGTAAAACACGTGAATGCAAGTTTGCTCAACAACTGCGTAAGATCCTTAAGTCAAAAGGGGTACGCAAAGGTGTGCTCACAGTCTACTCTGAAGAAATCCAGCTTGCACATTCACTTAAGCTTACAGATGGATCCAATTACAAAAAATCATTTTACGGTACCATTGCCTATATACCGGCCATGTTTGGTATGACCATGGCTTATGAGGTATTGCGCCGCTTGATGAAGTAG
- a CDS encoding D-Ala-D-Ala carboxypeptidase family metallohydrolase, which translates to MWNTSSFATESKAKIDESNYTKEEKAFFEHYKNTADAYLKSWYKQQGSPKQQLTADMYVKAAKRVFKKYGHLSYVVPVELALIQGRLESKLGMTGASAYTNPYNVGEYDGGARSWVKDITTAEMGIFAYMDLMAHDYLSDKTADQLLEKQGESFVNEENSRYASAPRYEMEIKAMMGQVMLVADGKRTKKPVGKGKNNATKDGEFVRTLLKSAGYTDKDLGTAILKFQSEVMYPPLTAKQKRYVTKMNSNDLKSHNDKEATGKDGIASTKANTLGLLYYMYKKTSAKTEKASADSWDITKDNLWQAYSDFKNDKINMIAFAKACAPHGGTHGHDINLIVDKLGFTTRDNFAIALMNHTSDSLLAQFDSELLQNLHDNLGTYWLTNATKSKMYEEARERINKLLGGKTDEGATAKKESEVKKSGKSAREIISYDKIPENYRKQFAISESVGPKKWGKNKKADVEIVQQLLKLNGYELSIDGGIGVLTLNCIFHFQKIEGLTGDTKIGTSGDTLKRLVEKAYFNGAYDEKEGEIDKAKATELNAARKGKISDIPASLVANVTDGHLIGIDNSDYLLPKPLHADAKRLKTALETIKKDVGDFTISCGYRSPEHNVGIGSTASKSQHVFGIAADIHSPAGYTPKTLKSAIEKLISNGDIPEGGIGTYYWGCHYDIRGTKARWGS; encoded by the coding sequence TTGTGGAATACCTCTTCTTTTGCAACTGAATCAAAAGCAAAAATTGATGAAAGTAATTATACAAAAGAGGAAAAAGCCTTTTTTGAGCATTACAAAAACACCGCCGACGCCTATTTAAAGAGCTGGTACAAGCAACAAGGATCCCCTAAACAACAGCTAACAGCAGACATGTATGTGAAGGCGGCCAAACGCGTATTTAAGAAATATGGACATTTAAGTTATGTGGTGCCGGTAGAGTTGGCTTTGATACAAGGACGTTTGGAAAGTAAATTAGGTATGACTGGCGCCAGTGCCTATACCAACCCTTACAATGTAGGAGAATATGATGGTGGCGCAAGATCATGGGTAAAAGACATCACAACGGCTGAAATGGGAATTTTCGCCTACATGGATTTGATGGCTCATGATTATTTATCAGATAAAACAGCCGATCAGCTTTTGGAGAAACAAGGGGAAAGCTTTGTTAATGAGGAGAATAGTAGGTATGCTTCGGCCCCAAGATATGAGATGGAAATAAAGGCCATGATGGGTCAGGTGATGTTAGTTGCTGATGGGAAAAGAACCAAAAAACCCGTAGGAAAAGGTAAGAATAACGCTACCAAGGATGGTGAATTTGTTCGAACCTTATTGAAATCTGCCGGATATACCGATAAAGACTTAGGCACAGCAATATTAAAATTCCAATCCGAAGTGATGTACCCACCTTTGACTGCCAAGCAAAAGAGGTATGTAACTAAAATGAATTCAAACGACCTTAAAAGCCATAATGATAAGGAGGCAACTGGAAAAGATGGTATAGCCAGTACCAAAGCAAACACTTTGGGCTTATTGTATTACATGTACAAAAAGACAAGTGCAAAAACAGAGAAGGCTTCTGCCGATTCTTGGGACATAACCAAAGACAATCTGTGGCAAGCCTATTCTGATTTTAAAAATGACAAAATAAATATGATTGCCTTCGCCAAAGCATGTGCTCCACATGGAGGTACGCATGGACATGATATTAATTTGATAGTAGATAAATTAGGATTCACAACCCGTGATAACTTTGCCATTGCTTTGATGAACCATACTTCCGATTCCCTATTAGCACAGTTTGACAGCGAGTTGTTACAAAATTTACATGATAATCTCGGAACATATTGGTTGACCAATGCTACAAAATCAAAAATGTATGAAGAAGCGAGGGAACGAATCAACAAATTACTTGGAGGAAAAACAGACGAAGGAGCTACTGCAAAAAAAGAATCAGAGGTAAAAAAATCAGGAAAAAGCGCACGAGAAATCATCAGCTATGACAAAATCCCGGAGAACTATAGAAAGCAATTTGCCATAAGTGAATCTGTAGGGCCAAAAAAATGGGGTAAAAACAAGAAAGCAGATGTGGAGATTGTTCAACAACTACTAAAACTTAATGGATACGAACTCAGTATCGATGGAGGAATTGGTGTATTAACATTAAATTGTATCTTCCATTTTCAAAAAATTGAAGGATTGACTGGTGATACAAAGATTGGCACCTCAGGCGATACTTTAAAAAGACTGGTAGAAAAGGCCTATTTTAATGGCGCATATGATGAAAAAGAGGGAGAAATAGATAAAGCTAAAGCCACCGAACTAAATGCAGCAAGAAAAGGGAAAATCAGCGATATACCTGCGTCTCTAGTAGCGAATGTTACAGACGGACATCTTATTGGCATTGACAATAGTGACTATTTACTACCGAAGCCTTTGCACGCTGATGCAAAACGACTAAAAACTGCACTAGAGACCATCAAAAAAGATGTGGGGGATTTCACGATAAGTTGTGGATACAGGTCTCCTGAACACAATGTGGGAATTGGTAGCACTGCATCAAAAAGTCAACATGTATTTGGCATTGCAGCAGATATTCATTCACCGGCAGGTTATACACCAAAAACTTTGAAAAGTGCGATTGAAAAATTAATTAGCAATGGTGATATTCCTGAAGGAGGAATAGGAACTTATTATTGGGGATGCCATTACGACATTCGAGGCACCAAAGCTAGATGGGGTTCATAA
- a CDS encoding ATP-binding protein: MIKADIEWARQLINKRLEEFNSANSGQWAMENHLPPAWESNTPYGELFELFRQETDYNDAPSLIAERLILVFALCPYLDPSLLEPFTKALQSGQGLDILGGVQSETQFGFMPTLQTVLFIVAGSDIDARKSLLSKVFNEAHPLWTMGIIDVHHDPRTKNPLLTPFELNEEFYNILVLDQPYKPQFSRTFPAQLVQTREDWDDMVAPSDTRFALEEINIWLKERERLAKDEVISRKAKRGYRALFYGPSGTGKTMAACLLGKEAGLPVYRVDLSMVVSKYIGETEKNLSLIFEKAENKEWILFFDEADALFGKRTQVSTSNDRYANQEVSYLLQRIEDFNGLVILSSNFKANIDSAFTRRFQSIVKFTMPNKTLRLELFGRAFEKKYLLEDLQLMENVANKYELSGAEINNVFQYCAMMCLHKGVKKVSSEIFSQGVIKELRKKGKAL, from the coding sequence ATGATTAAAGCAGACATTGAGTGGGCCAGACAGCTGATTAACAAAAGGTTAGAAGAATTTAATAGTGCAAACTCAGGCCAATGGGCCATGGAAAACCACTTACCTCCTGCATGGGAAAGCAACACACCTTATGGGGAGTTGTTTGAATTGTTCAGACAAGAAACCGACTATAATGATGCTCCCTCATTAATTGCCGAGCGCTTAATTTTAGTATTCGCGCTATGTCCTTATTTAGACCCTTCTCTGCTTGAACCTTTCACAAAGGCCCTACAAAGTGGTCAGGGACTGGATATCCTTGGAGGTGTTCAGAGCGAAACGCAGTTTGGGTTTATGCCCACTTTACAAACTGTTTTGTTCATAGTAGCCGGCAGTGACATCGATGCCCGGAAAAGCCTGCTTTCAAAGGTTTTTAACGAGGCACATCCACTCTGGACTATGGGAATAATTGATGTGCACCATGACCCCCGAACTAAAAATCCGTTATTAACACCGTTTGAACTTAACGAAGAGTTTTATAACATTCTCGTTTTAGACCAACCTTATAAGCCGCAGTTTAGCAGGACTTTCCCGGCGCAGCTCGTACAAACCCGGGAAGATTGGGACGACATGGTAGCACCCAGCGATACACGTTTTGCCCTTGAAGAAATTAACATTTGGCTTAAAGAGCGTGAAAGACTTGCCAAAGATGAGGTGATCAGCAGAAAAGCCAAGCGGGGTTACAGGGCCTTGTTTTATGGCCCTTCGGGTACGGGAAAAACCATGGCTGCATGCCTTTTGGGCAAAGAAGCAGGTTTACCGGTTTACAGGGTAGACCTTTCTATGGTAGTCAGTAAATACATCGGTGAAACCGAAAAGAACTTATCCCTGATCTTTGAAAAAGCGGAAAACAAAGAGTGGATCTTGTTTTTTGACGAAGCTGATGCCCTTTTTGGCAAGCGTACACAGGTAAGTACTTCCAATGACCGCTACGCCAACCAGGAGGTATCGTATTTATTGCAGCGAATTGAAGATTTTAATGGATTGGTTATTCTATCCAGTAACTTTAAGGCAAATATTGACAGTGCTTTTACCCGACGCTTTCAGTCTATCGTCAAATTCACCATGCCCAACAAAACCCTTCGTTTGGAGCTATTCGGACGGGCCTTTGAAAAAAAGTATTTACTGGAAGATTTACAGCTCATGGAAAATGTAGCCAATAAATATGAACTGTCGGGAGCAGAAATCAACAACGTATTTCAATATTGCGCCATGATGTGTCTGCACAAAGGGGTAAAAAAAGTGTCGAGCGAAATATTTTCTCAAGGTGTGATCAAAGAATTGAGAAAAAAAGGAAAAGCCCTCTAA
- a CDS encoding FAD-dependent monooxygenase codes for MRICTNNSNKFVVFADNIHTYNSQMTIDIIGAGIGGLTTAIALEQKGLKTRIFEQAEEIKQVGAGIILANNAMQVYEKLGLRKEIENNGNIISSMNITKANLKPVSRVDLSYFEKKHKVKNVAIHRGVLQQILLNRLRSTEINLKHSLKHISQTDRVPLSTFENGKSIQSSVLIGADGLTSVVRQCLFSGNELRNANQICWRGVVNFDLLSEYKNELNEAWGRGGRFGLVQIDKDKVYWYALKSFKKHKNEYAVSDIDSYFRDYHAVIRDIIAATPKQQVHTAVISDLKPTSTWYKDNVCLIGDAAHATTPNMGQGACQAIEDAYVLSEYLKKYDTHAAFEKFQSLRLPKAHLVVKTSWRIGKMAHLSSPLLISIRNLMMSITPSSISRKQPEQIFQLPGL; via the coding sequence ATGCGAATATGCACAAACAATTCGAATAAATTTGTAGTGTTTGCGGACAATATCCACACTTACAACTCTCAAATGACTATTGACATTATAGGAGCCGGAATCGGAGGGCTAACAACGGCTATAGCTCTTGAACAAAAAGGACTTAAAACCAGGATCTTCGAACAGGCTGAAGAAATAAAGCAGGTAGGGGCAGGAATTATATTAGCCAACAATGCCATGCAGGTTTATGAGAAACTTGGTCTGCGAAAGGAAATTGAAAACAATGGAAATATAATTTCCTCAATGAACATTACCAAAGCCAACTTAAAGCCTGTTTCCAGAGTGGATTTATCATACTTTGAGAAAAAACATAAGGTGAAAAATGTTGCCATTCACAGAGGGGTATTGCAGCAAATCTTGCTAAACAGGCTCCGGTCAACAGAAATAAATTTAAAGCACAGTCTTAAACATATCAGCCAGACCGACCGTGTGCCTTTATCAACATTTGAAAATGGAAAGTCAATCCAATCTTCGGTGCTAATAGGTGCTGACGGATTAACCTCCGTGGTGAGGCAGTGTTTATTCTCCGGAAATGAACTGAGAAATGCTAACCAGATCTGCTGGCGGGGAGTTGTGAATTTCGATTTACTATCCGAATATAAAAATGAGCTCAATGAAGCATGGGGAAGAGGAGGGCGTTTTGGGTTAGTCCAAATTGATAAGGACAAAGTGTACTGGTATGCTCTGAAATCTTTCAAAAAACATAAAAACGAATATGCGGTAAGTGATATAGACAGCTATTTCCGTGATTATCATGCGGTGATCAGGGATATTATCGCAGCTACCCCAAAACAGCAGGTACATACGGCGGTAATATCTGATCTTAAGCCTACCAGCACCTGGTACAAAGATAATGTTTGCCTAATAGGCGACGCCGCTCACGCCACTACTCCAAACATGGGGCAAGGGGCCTGTCAAGCTATTGAAGATGCCTATGTGCTCTCTGAATACTTAAAAAAATATGATACACATGCTGCATTTGAAAAATTTCAAAGTTTAAGATTACCAAAAGCCCATTTGGTAGTAAAAACAAGCTGGCGTATTGGTAAGATGGCACACCTATCCAGCCCTTTATTAATCAGCATTCGTAACCTTATGATGAGTATAACACCATCTTCAATAAGCAGAAAGCAACCTGAGCAGATTTTCCAGTTGCCCGGTTTATAG
- a CDS encoding DUF3299 domain-containing protein codes for MHRLLIITLMAITSMASAQTAITWETLGDVEFTDKYSEEVEAYYYYPHFGPNVKDLDGQMVYIKGYMLPIDPKKGVYILSKNPYASCFFCGNGGPESIIELKLQPDHPKFKMDEVVTIKGRLKLNRDDIYQCNYILEEAEVY; via the coding sequence ATGCATAGATTACTTATTATCACACTGATGGCTATAACCAGTATGGCTTCGGCCCAGACAGCAATCACCTGGGAGACGCTGGGTGACGTTGAATTTACAGATAAATACAGTGAAGAAGTAGAAGCATATTACTACTATCCGCACTTTGGCCCCAATGTAAAAGACCTCGATGGGCAGATGGTTTACATCAAAGGGTACATGCTGCCAATCGACCCTAAAAAGGGGGTTTACATCCTTTCTAAAAACCCGTATGCTTCCTGTTTTTTTTGTGGCAATGGCGGCCCCGAATCCATTATAGAGTTAAAGCTCCAACCGGACCACCCTAAGTTCAAAATGGATGAGGTAGTAACTATCAAAGGTCGGCTAAAACTGAACCGGGACGATATCTATCAGTGTAATTATATTTTGGAAGAGGCCGAGGTATATTAA
- a CDS encoding ABC transporter permease, which translates to MDILRLSLKNIIARPLSAVLSLVLLTVGVGIISLLLQVNQHVRHQMDNNLSGIDMVVGAKGSPLQLILSAVYHVDMPTGNIPLAEAEKLSRHPLIASGIPLAYGDSFEGYRIVGTNYDYPKNYDAQTASGTLWKHPFEVTVGATVAANLQLKPGDTFTGTHGLSEGGEGHEDHPYKVAGIFSYTHSVLDNLILTSLESVWEAHNEDDHRHHENENHKEEADPEITAMLLSFRNPLGMVQLPRLVNERTSMQAAVPAYELNRLFGLMGVGIDTINAIAIAIIAIAGLSMFISLWNALKDRKYEMALMRTYGASRWQVVWVVLQEALLLTWIGFACGLLFSRVGLSILSSHTQASYHYELSGWQFLPEEWVLLFIATGIGLVAAFIPAIQTFYINISKTLADA; encoded by the coding sequence ATGGATATACTCAGGCTAAGCTTAAAAAACATAATCGCACGCCCGCTCTCGGCAGTTTTGAGCCTTGTTTTGCTTACGGTAGGTGTAGGCATAATATCTCTGCTACTACAGGTGAACCAGCATGTCCGCCACCAAATGGATAATAATTTAAGTGGGATAGACATGGTGGTAGGTGCCAAAGGAAGCCCGCTACAACTTATCCTCTCTGCGGTGTACCATGTGGATATGCCTACAGGCAACATTCCCCTGGCTGAAGCCGAAAAGCTCAGCCGCCATCCACTGATAGCTTCGGGCATCCCTCTCGCTTATGGCGACAGCTTCGAGGGTTACCGCATAGTAGGCACCAACTATGATTACCCTAAAAACTATGATGCACAAACTGCCAGTGGTACCTTATGGAAACACCCTTTTGAAGTTACGGTAGGTGCTACCGTGGCCGCAAATCTTCAATTGAAACCCGGAGACACCTTCACCGGAACGCACGGACTCAGTGAAGGTGGAGAAGGCCATGAAGATCACCCCTACAAGGTAGCCGGCATTTTCAGCTATACTCATTCCGTACTTGACAACCTCATCCTGACATCGCTGGAAAGTGTGTGGGAGGCACACAATGAGGACGACCATCGGCATCATGAAAACGAAAACCATAAAGAAGAAGCAGACCCTGAAATTACCGCCATGCTGCTCAGTTTCAGAAATCCTTTAGGTATGGTCCAGCTGCCACGGCTGGTGAATGAACGTACAAGCATGCAGGCCGCCGTACCTGCTTATGAGCTCAACAGGCTGTTTGGCCTTATGGGCGTAGGCATAGACACTATAAATGCTATTGCCATAGCCATCATTGCCATTGCAGGGTTAAGCATGTTCATTAGCCTTTGGAATGCTTTAAAAGACCGAAAATACGAAATGGCCCTGATGCGTACTTATGGTGCATCACGATGGCAAGTGGTATGGGTGGTATTGCAGGAAGCCCTGTTGCTTACATGGATAGGCTTCGCCTGTGGCCTGCTGTTCAGCCGTGTTGGCCTATCCATATTATCATCCCACACCCAGGCAAGCTACCACTATGAATTATCCGGTTGGCAATTTCTGCCCGAAGAGTGGGTGTTGCTATTCATCGCAACAGGCATAGGATTAGTTGCAGCATTTATTCCGGCTATACAGACTTTTTATATCAATATTTCAAAAACTTTGGCAGATGCATAG
- a CDS encoding ABC transporter ATP-binding protein, whose translation MLKTKSLHYAYNHHQKFHFPDFEVRDNENMLILGESGIGKTTLLHVLAGLLKPVSGSIQLDSTDFTKLSSGQLDRFRGNNIGIVFQRPRFIHSLTLEENLHLVQYLANKNRSSQRLTEVLNRLGIGRHRKASPHRLSQGEQQRAAIALALVNQPRLILADEPTSSLDDNNCSIVSDLLLEQASATQAMLVVITHDQRLKEVFNNKLELSNSNTLAPLQQVR comes from the coding sequence ATGCTGAAAACCAAATCTTTACATTATGCTTACAATCACCATCAGAAATTTCATTTTCCGGATTTTGAAGTGCGGGATAACGAAAACATGCTGATACTTGGCGAATCCGGAATAGGTAAAACCACACTGCTTCATGTGCTTGCGGGCCTGCTAAAACCAGTTTCAGGTTCGATACAGCTGGACAGTACGGACTTCACGAAATTATCATCGGGCCAGCTGGATCGCTTCCGTGGAAACAATATTGGGATCGTATTTCAGCGCCCCAGGTTTATCCATTCACTCACGCTGGAGGAAAACCTGCATCTCGTGCAGTACCTGGCCAACAAAAACCGGAGCAGCCAGAGATTGACAGAAGTACTTAACAGGCTTGGCATTGGCCGACATCGTAAAGCCAGCCCGCACCGGTTAAGCCAGGGCGAACAGCAGCGTGCAGCCATAGCACTCGCCCTGGTCAATCAGCCCCGCCTTATACTGGCGGATGAGCCTACTTCCAGCCTGGACGACAACAACTGCAGCATAGTATCTGACCTGCTCCTGGAACAGGCATCGGCCACCCAGGCCATGCTGGTAGTAATCACCCACGACCAGCGACTAAAAGAGGTTTTTAATAACAAATTGGAGCTATCCAACAGCAATACTCTGGCTCCGCTCCAACAAGTACGTTAA
- a CDS encoding MerC domain-containing protein: protein MKVLLSKINPDVAGFITSLLCAIHCAILPFLLTLAPLAGLSFLHDPRFEYGIIAVSFVIASYALVHGYRYHHGKITSLVIVAAGFLLIGAGHWVSVAWGEALFSTVGALMVALAHLINWRHVRQSAIQYPDCIHQNRDIKEDAKGV, encoded by the coding sequence ATGAAAGTATTGTTGAGTAAAATCAACCCTGATGTAGCAGGGTTTATTACGTCGTTGTTGTGTGCCATTCATTGTGCTATACTTCCTTTTCTACTCACGCTGGCACCATTGGCAGGGCTGAGCTTTCTTCATGATCCCAGATTCGAATATGGGATTATAGCCGTGAGTTTTGTGATCGCTTCATATGCGCTGGTGCATGGGTATCGCTACCATCACGGCAAGATTACATCGCTGGTAATAGTAGCGGCAGGCTTTCTTCTGATAGGTGCGGGCCATTGGGTTTCCGTTGCATGGGGCGAGGCTTTGTTCAGCACTGTCGGAGCCTTGATGGTGGCCCTGGCCCATTTGATCAACTGGAGGCATGTTCGCCAGTCGGCCATTCAATATCCCGATTGTATTCATCAAAACAGAGACATAAAAGAAGATGCTAAAGGAGTATAA